In one window of Frigoriglobus tundricola DNA:
- a CDS encoding beta-ketoacyl-ACP synthase III, which yields MTQLLGVALRGTGSCVPARVVPNGDFTDILKLDTSDEWIRTRTGIRERRFAASGETSASLGTLAARAAIAAAGLTPADLDLIVCATVTPDLMCPSNANLIQAALGCRPIPSFDIAAACSGFLYALSVGSQFVRTGAAKHALVVGTDVLTRILDYTDRNSCILFGDGAGAAVLSATPVLNTGVRTIRLYSDGTRQELIQVPSKVTQTPPPGPKQVPRLDYMRISGREVFRFAVTRMVELIEQAVVDCRELGLGGIDALIPHQVNQRIIDAALEASGFPSEKVMVNLDRYGNTSAASVPIALDEALRTGRCKPGDTVLLVAFGGGLTWSSALVTL from the coding sequence ATGACCCAACTATTGGGGGTTGCACTCCGCGGCACCGGCAGTTGTGTGCCCGCGCGGGTGGTGCCCAACGGCGATTTTACCGACATTCTCAAGCTCGACACCTCCGACGAGTGGATCCGCACACGGACCGGCATCCGCGAGCGCCGGTTCGCCGCGTCGGGTGAAACGTCCGCGTCCCTCGGCACCTTGGCCGCCCGTGCCGCGATCGCCGCGGCCGGGCTGACGCCGGCCGACCTCGATCTCATCGTCTGCGCCACCGTCACGCCCGACCTGATGTGCCCGTCCAACGCCAACCTCATTCAGGCCGCGCTGGGGTGCCGCCCGATCCCGTCGTTCGACATCGCCGCCGCGTGCTCCGGGTTCCTGTACGCCCTGTCGGTCGGCTCCCAGTTCGTCCGCACGGGGGCGGCGAAGCACGCCCTCGTGGTCGGGACGGACGTGCTGACGCGCATCCTCGATTACACCGACCGCAACTCGTGCATCCTCTTCGGCGACGGCGCGGGCGCGGCGGTCCTGTCGGCCACGCCCGTCCTGAACACCGGCGTCCGCACGATCCGGCTGTATTCCGACGGCACGCGACAGGAACTGATCCAGGTGCCGAGCAAGGTGACCCAGACCCCGCCGCCCGGCCCGAAACAGGTACCGCGCCTGGACTACATGCGGATCAGCGGGCGGGAGGTGTTCCGGTTCGCGGTGACGCGGATGGTGGAACTGATCGAGCAGGCGGTAGTCGATTGTCGCGAACTGGGCCTGGGCGGCATCGACGCGCTGATCCCCCACCAGGTGAACCAGCGGATCATCGACGCGGCGCTCGAAGCGAGCGGCTTCCCGAGCGAAAAAGTGATGGTGAACCTCGACAGGTACGGCAACACCTCGGCCGCGAGCGTCCCGATCGCCCTCGACGAGGCGCTGCGGACGGGCCGGTGCAAGCCGGGCGACACGGTGCTGCTGGTGGCCTTCGGCGGCGGGCTGACCTGGAGCAGCGCGCTTGTGACGCTGTAA
- a CDS encoding serine/threonine-protein kinase — MAAVLKARDLELGRIVALKILPPEAARDPESVNRFKQEGRAAAKLDHDNVARVYFCGEDQGLHFIAFEFVEGDNLRVLIDRRGPLTAAECVPYMMQVAAGLNHAAERGVVHRDIKPSNILITPDGRAKIVDMGLARYLDSDAVNGGVTQSGVTLGTFDYISPEQALDPRRADVRSDIYSLGCTFYHALTGRPPVPEGTAARKLRAHQNEPPLDPRELNPAVPDELAAVLAHMMAKAPADRYQTPTELIAHLKGLAERLRLGADPLANDSATKAVPAETRLLPQEPRVRPWWVLAVAAVALAAVAFVVATSNPGPAPGVFGGADLAKEKAPDVPLPSEKGVGPPVGLKPPTGPVTTVPALVDRLEDPNATGRVRVELGPGKFDLTKLPRSVSFKGRSLELVGAPGGGTRVVLAADQNRDAPGSLVLKATDETKSLTLRNIWFDLTLTRNVTEEVPPRTELFGLQLDAAQVSLDDCVFSTSDRNLDSYSPRSVAVTRSTAGPLRLDVLRCLFAPGSGVGVTVPTGAKVYVTDSGFAPHEAGIHIESPLIAGADPRAQTTDVQLEHSSFMLDPGECAVETDAPAATSVTTADCLFAPVGGPPVLPTFPTTSAAISRGVVVRVRGARPDGVEVKPRSGRTNAFYNVDLLGTRDDTIEAGDKGFVALKQRPWAIGDTLAAARDPESPWKAFRLKVAGPEVDGALLTVDKKPEPLGAAFYQPDNKRRLTYEGMDGFTWGGIARPKPAAEVRQKVWYPKPPPGTEALPGVYANLGALLDQLRPGEDVLIRHDGELPCDTIKLRSQAKPNEGEFRVTFRPYPGCQPVLTVHKDSELDQTLFKLLGGEVTFENVHFRLAPDQPKERQTVTAVALLGGKGCAFNSCVFTLAEEDEAKVAAVHLPDVEKAMVMKADTRVVPKVTFTNCLVRGRGRGVWVGASRPVTLEMTNTLTALDGPVFFAEAGGEAVAGTSTAKFTRVTVLAGGPVVEMHGKSAEARSSGLVKLDVETSRCLFVAVKDAGLPLVELDGVEPTDWKTVLGWQIKEGEGNRYVNFDPSADLAVIRPGGDGLEKRWTRTDWVANIGEPTNADKRFGTITFAAPVPLLKGLAAVRPADVVAREFLFQDLEDAKTLDAGVDQQEWKKKPLPLANLTKPKP; from the coding sequence ATGGCCGCCGTGCTGAAGGCCCGCGACCTCGAACTCGGCCGCATCGTCGCGCTGAAGATCCTGCCGCCGGAGGCCGCCCGCGACCCCGAGAGCGTGAACCGCTTCAAGCAGGAGGGCCGCGCCGCGGCCAAACTCGACCACGACAACGTGGCCCGGGTGTACTTCTGCGGCGAGGACCAGGGGCTGCACTTCATCGCGTTCGAATTCGTCGAGGGGGACAACCTGCGGGTGCTGATCGACCGCCGCGGGCCGCTGACCGCCGCCGAGTGCGTGCCGTACATGATGCAGGTGGCCGCGGGGCTGAACCACGCCGCCGAGCGCGGGGTCGTGCACCGCGACATCAAACCGAGCAACATCCTCATCACCCCGGACGGCCGCGCGAAGATCGTGGACATGGGGCTCGCCCGGTACCTGGACTCCGACGCGGTCAACGGCGGCGTCACCCAGTCCGGCGTCACCCTCGGCACGTTCGACTACATTTCGCCGGAGCAGGCCCTCGACCCGCGCCGGGCCGACGTGCGGAGCGACATCTACTCCCTCGGCTGCACGTTCTACCACGCCCTCACGGGCCGCCCGCCGGTGCCCGAGGGGACCGCGGCCCGCAAGCTCCGCGCGCACCAGAACGAGCCCCCGCTCGACCCGCGCGAGCTGAACCCGGCCGTCCCCGACGAACTGGCCGCGGTCCTCGCCCACATGATGGCGAAGGCGCCCGCCGACCGCTACCAGACGCCGACCGAACTCATCGCGCACCTGAAGGGGCTCGCCGAGCGCCTCCGCCTGGGCGCCGACCCGCTGGCGAACGACAGCGCGACCAAGGCCGTCCCCGCTGAAACGCGGCTCCTCCCCCAGGAGCCGCGGGTCCGCCCGTGGTGGGTGCTGGCGGTTGCGGCCGTCGCACTGGCGGCGGTCGCGTTCGTGGTGGCGACGAGCAACCCCGGTCCCGCGCCGGGGGTGTTCGGTGGCGCCGATCTGGCGAAGGAGAAGGCCCCCGATGTGCCCCTCCCGTCGGAGAAGGGCGTCGGCCCGCCGGTCGGCCTGAAGCCGCCGACGGGGCCGGTCACAACCGTGCCGGCGCTGGTCGATCGGCTCGAGGACCCGAACGCGACCGGCCGGGTGAGGGTGGAACTGGGGCCGGGCAAATTCGACCTGACGAAGCTTCCCCGCTCCGTTTCGTTTAAGGGCCGGTCGCTCGAACTCGTGGGGGCGCCCGGCGGCGGAACGCGAGTGGTTCTGGCCGCCGACCAAAACCGGGACGCGCCCGGTTCGCTCGTCCTCAAAGCCACCGACGAAACCAAATCACTGACCCTGCGGAACATCTGGTTCGACCTCACCCTCACCCGAAACGTGACCGAGGAGGTCCCCCCGCGGACGGAGCTGTTCGGCCTCCAGCTCGACGCGGCCCAGGTGAGCTTGGACGATTGCGTGTTCTCGACTTCGGACAGGAACCTGGACAGCTATTCGCCGCGCTCCGTCGCCGTCACGCGCTCGACGGCGGGTCCGTTGCGGCTGGACGTGCTACGGTGCCTGTTCGCGCCGGGCTCGGGGGTGGGGGTGACCGTTCCGACGGGCGCGAAGGTGTACGTTACCGACAGCGGGTTCGCCCCACACGAGGCCGGCATCCACATCGAGTCGCCCCTGATCGCCGGCGCCGACCCCCGCGCGCAAACGACCGACGTGCAACTCGAGCACTCGTCGTTCATGCTCGACCCCGGCGAGTGCGCGGTCGAAACCGACGCGCCGGCCGCCACCTCCGTCACCACGGCCGACTGTCTGTTCGCCCCGGTCGGCGGTCCGCCCGTGCTCCCGACGTTCCCCACCACCTCGGCGGCGATCAGCCGTGGCGTCGTGGTCCGCGTGCGCGGCGCGCGGCCCGACGGCGTGGAGGTCAAACCGCGGTCGGGGCGCACCAACGCCTTCTACAACGTCGATCTGCTCGGAACGCGCGACGACACGATCGAGGCCGGGGACAAGGGGTTCGTGGCGCTGAAGCAGCGGCCGTGGGCCATTGGCGACACGCTGGCGGCGGCCCGGGACCCGGAGAGCCCCTGGAAGGCGTTCCGCCTCAAAGTCGCGGGCCCCGAGGTGGACGGCGCCCTTCTAACGGTCGACAAGAAGCCGGAGCCGCTCGGCGCCGCGTTTTACCAGCCCGACAACAAAAGGCGCCTCACATATGAGGGCATGGACGGTTTCACCTGGGGCGGGATCGCACGACCGAAACCCGCGGCCGAGGTGCGGCAGAAAGTGTGGTACCCGAAACCGCCGCCGGGAACCGAGGCGCTCCCGGGGGTTTATGCCAACCTCGGCGCGCTCCTCGACCAGTTGCGCCCCGGAGAGGACGTCCTCATCCGACACGACGGCGAGCTGCCCTGCGACACCATCAAGCTGAGGTCGCAAGCGAAGCCCAACGAGGGCGAGTTCCGGGTCACGTTCCGGCCGTACCCCGGCTGCCAGCCCGTGCTGACGGTCCACAAGGACTCCGAACTCGACCAGACCCTGTTCAAGCTCCTCGGCGGCGAGGTGACGTTCGAGAACGTTCACTTCCGGCTCGCTCCGGACCAGCCGAAGGAGCGCCAGACGGTGACCGCCGTCGCGCTCCTCGGCGGCAAGGGGTGCGCGTTCAACAGTTGCGTGTTCACGCTCGCCGAGGAGGACGAAGCGAAGGTGGCCGCCGTCCACTTACCGGACGTCGAGAAGGCGATGGTGATGAAGGCCGACACGCGGGTGGTGCCGAAGGTGACCTTCACCAACTGTCTCGTCCGCGGGCGCGGGCGCGGCGTGTGGGTCGGGGCCAGTCGCCCCGTGACCCTCGAGATGACCAACACCCTCACCGCGCTGGACGGTCCGGTGTTCTTCGCCGAGGCCGGGGGCGAGGCCGTCGCCGGAACCAGTACGGCGAAATTCACCCGCGTGACGGTGCTGGCCGGCGGCCCGGTCGTCGAGATGCACGGCAAGTCCGCCGAAGCGCGGTCCTCCGGCCTGGTGAAGCTGGACGTCGAAACCTCCCGGTGCCTGTTCGTCGCGGTGAAGGACGCCGGGCTCCCCCTCGTCGAACTCGACGGCGTCGAGCCGACCGACTGGAAGACGGTTCTCGGCTGGCAGATCAAAGAGGGGGAGGGGAACCGGTACGTGAACTTCGACCCGTCGGCCGACCTGGCCGTTATTCGACCGGGCGGCGACGGTTTGGAAAAGCGGTGGACCCGGACCGACTGGGTGGCCAACATCGGCGAGCCCACGAACGCCGACAAGCGGTTCGGTACGATCACGTTCGCCGCGCCCGTCCCGCTCCTGAAAGGGCTCGCCGCCGTGAGGCCGGCCGATGTGGTGGCGAGGGAGTTTCTGTTCCAGGACCTTGAGGACGCGAAGACACTCGACGCCGGTGTCGATCAGCAAGAGTGGAAGAAAAAGCCCCTGCCGCTGGCGAACCTGACGAAGCCGAAACCGTGA
- a CDS encoding glycosyltransferase, whose amino-acid sequence MNVGIDLRPLSAGESGGLVTLVRGLAAELFSLGCADTFTVFTSPRSGLPFPVPSNVNVCELDDGPPAFDTALARSEIDVLLRAYPTDEPLAFPPAHEVTIVPDLLHADRPDQLPPETVARRAVAFARAATCGAVAVPSLSTLAQFQKHFPTARATPFLVPPVPPRLRERLAAPLTTEDTARVPGGPFFLYPAHGWPHKNHAGLLRAWERFRTRHPHHVLVLTGTGKCVPGLLAAAPDPSVRDLGYVSDRLLAELYDRATALVFPSLYEGFGLPLLEAFDVGRPVLCGNTSALSEVGGDAVLAVDATNADALAAALERLATDPDLRAALATRGRARHDVYAAGSGPRALLGALTDVAARAVPPEQVRAGQRIAAERLAAAEADRAARLNQLVALHDEAARQRAYIERREAERATEYDRLFDAPPGPLVSVVVTMGDTRGAPERCVRAWTQEQTFPRDRIEVIVGFDGKKPDELEQVKRVLGPTDRVVHVPTDSESGPWAAGARHARGRWLYFAEAHSYGEPECLEEMIRYLVATRRPGASSRSLGLGESLSARLEERLYDRVKPVRVADDHWSKLFLRGAALEREVYHRVGGLQGEYGRFSEPLLAARLHRAGYRLGYAPRSIVRHWNTTSFAQLEEHVHDYATCECAFRLTDPDPVWDSYFGTPTEWARGGRTDPALARVEARVRLGGLLRGAGSVRELAKLLPACVLGGRWWRWPAASGRVLRKLRVHLMEHGEARTDAFAALWQRYAAGARLDVLTRIASHTVTPRESVAIDEFPAPLLVGFHPLERYGGLPFRWAEPLAHVKLALPPGEQIVELVTRELRPPLGLEAFVNGRRAPVENRTAEDGRVRVTVHESARRTGLQYLTLKCVPWSAAGDTRALGLPLFGLRRAVAARQLRAA is encoded by the coding sequence CGCGCCTACCCAACGGACGAGCCCCTCGCGTTCCCGCCCGCGCACGAGGTGACGATCGTTCCCGATCTGTTGCACGCCGATCGGCCGGACCAGCTCCCACCGGAAACGGTCGCACGGCGCGCGGTCGCGTTCGCCCGCGCCGCCACCTGCGGGGCGGTGGCGGTTCCCTCCCTGAGTACGCTCGCTCAGTTCCAAAAGCACTTTCCGACCGCCCGCGCCACACCGTTTCTCGTCCCTCCCGTGCCGCCGCGGCTCCGCGAGCGACTTGCCGCGCCCCTGACCACCGAGGACACGGCTCGGGTCCCGGGCGGGCCGTTTTTTCTCTACCCCGCACACGGGTGGCCGCACAAGAACCACGCGGGCTTGCTCCGCGCCTGGGAGCGGTTCCGCACGCGGCACCCCCATCACGTCCTGGTACTGACCGGAACCGGTAAGTGTGTTCCGGGACTCCTCGCGGCCGCGCCCGATCCGTCCGTGCGTGATCTCGGCTACGTGTCGGACCGCCTGCTGGCGGAGTTGTACGACCGGGCGACCGCGCTCGTGTTCCCGTCGCTGTACGAGGGGTTCGGGCTGCCGCTGTTGGAGGCGTTCGACGTCGGCCGGCCGGTGCTGTGCGGCAACACGAGCGCCCTGTCCGAAGTGGGCGGCGATGCCGTTCTCGCGGTTGATGCCACGAACGCGGACGCCCTCGCGGCGGCTCTGGAGCGGCTGGCCACCGATCCGGATCTGCGTGCCGCACTGGCAACACGGGGCCGGGCGCGCCACGACGTGTACGCCGCCGGTTCCGGCCCGCGAGCGCTCCTCGGCGCGCTGACCGATGTGGCCGCTCGCGCCGTACCGCCCGAACAGGTCCGGGCCGGTCAGCGCATTGCGGCCGAGCGGCTGGCGGCGGCGGAAGCCGATCGCGCCGCCCGTCTGAATCAGCTCGTCGCGCTCCACGACGAGGCCGCCCGGCAGCGCGCCTACATCGAGCGCCGGGAAGCCGAACGGGCGACGGAGTACGACCGCCTGTTCGACGCCCCCCCGGGGCCGCTGGTGTCGGTGGTCGTGACGATGGGCGACACCCGCGGCGCCCCGGAGCGGTGCGTGCGCGCGTGGACGCAGGAGCAGACGTTCCCGCGCGACCGGATCGAAGTGATCGTGGGGTTCGACGGCAAAAAGCCCGACGAACTGGAGCAGGTGAAGCGCGTTCTGGGGCCGACCGATCGCGTGGTTCACGTCCCCACCGACAGCGAGAGCGGACCGTGGGCCGCCGGCGCGCGGCACGCCCGGGGCCGGTGGCTGTACTTCGCCGAAGCGCACTCTTACGGCGAGCCCGAGTGCCTGGAGGAGATGATCCGGTACCTCGTCGCCACGCGGCGCCCGGGGGCCAGCAGCCGCAGCCTGGGGCTCGGAGAGTCGTTGTCGGCGCGGCTCGAGGAGCGCCTCTACGACCGGGTGAAGCCGGTCCGCGTGGCGGACGACCACTGGTCCAAACTGTTCCTGCGCGGGGCCGCCCTGGAGCGCGAGGTGTACCACCGCGTGGGCGGCCTCCAGGGCGAGTACGGGCGGTTCTCCGAACCGCTCCTCGCCGCGCGCCTGCACCGCGCCGGCTACCGGCTGGGGTACGCGCCGCGGTCGATCGTCCGGCACTGGAACACGACCTCGTTCGCGCAACTCGAAGAACACGTCCACGACTACGCCACTTGCGAATGCGCCTTCCGGCTGACGGACCCGGACCCCGTGTGGGACTCGTATTTCGGCACCCCAACGGAGTGGGCACGGGGCGGGCGCACCGACCCCGCGCTCGCGCGCGTGGAGGCCCGGGTGCGTCTGGGCGGGTTGCTCCGTGGTGCCGGCTCGGTGCGGGAACTCGCGAAACTCCTGCCCGCGTGCGTGCTCGGCGGGCGCTGGTGGCGGTGGCCCGCCGCCAGCGGTCGGGTGCTGCGAAAGCTCCGGGTTCACCTCATGGAGCACGGCGAGGCCCGGACCGATGCGTTCGCCGCCTTGTGGCAGCGGTACGCCGCCGGCGCGCGGCTCGACGTGCTCACCCGGATCGCGTCGCACACCGTGACGCCCCGAGAGAGCGTCGCGATCGACGAGTTCCCCGCGCCGCTGCTCGTCGGGTTCCACCCGCTCGAACGGTACGGCGGGCTGCCGTTCCGGTGGGCGGAACCGCTGGCCCACGTCAAACTCGCCCTGCCGCCGGGGGAGCAGATCGTCGAACTCGTCACCCGCGAGCTGCGCCCGCCGCTGGGGCTCGAAGCGTTCGTGAACGGCCGCCGCGCCCCGGTCGAGAACCGCACCGCGGAGGACGGGCGGGTTCGGGTCACGGTCCACGAATCGGCCCGCCGGACCGGGTTGCAGTACCTCACGTTGAAGTGCGTGCCGTGGTCCGCCGCCGGCGACACGCGCGCCCTCGGTCTGCCGCTGTTCGGGCTCCGTCGGGCCGTGGCGGCGCGGCAGCTTCGGGCCGCGTGA
- a CDS encoding outer membrane beta-barrel protein has protein sequence MLTAVLLTAGLVGQPPAAAGPAPGAPLAPVRVDPPVPPIGGVQIPNAGLGYPVSRNGPPVAAPEGDATGTAGGNGTDAKGAAAQDNPRRYPPFLKPRSDEGGDFYQRLYREYYKQFFPDPNAKTEEPSPPPRRALPSPWSAPPFPGDEYQGYPLLGVPSVYGTSPIMQALYAGPNGQAIKDGRIFFEGWATSSGNVSTAKNSNVPTSYWVVPNRMELDQLVFKLERLPDTVQTDHWDWGFRSVAMYGIDYRYTTAGGWGSDQLLKHNLLNGWDPVEQYFNVYIPGILGGTDVRVGRWIACPDIESQYSINNYLGSHSILFTYDTYTDTGIMITQKLDDQWTVQAALHSGTDMAPWYPGAVATFAAGVRWVSLSNADAFYTWVNALNSSQFRHFQQYGQPLGHDNFNYIVSTWEHRFNEWCHTKTEAYFMWQKNAEVGGTPSAGPVQPFGGGGGDGTLLPGTSLAYGVLNYTMFKLCDRDYVTVRNEVYRDERGMRTGVAGTYTSHTVGLSHQFNDVMMLRPEIGFYRNWDNPAFDGGTRKNLLLAGFDFTVRF, from the coding sequence ATGCTCACCGCTGTACTTCTCACGGCCGGACTCGTCGGACAGCCCCCGGCCGCCGCCGGCCCGGCGCCGGGAGCCCCTCTGGCGCCCGTGCGTGTCGACCCGCCGGTCCCGCCGATCGGAGGGGTGCAGATCCCGAACGCCGGGCTCGGATATCCGGTGAGTCGGAACGGACCGCCCGTGGCGGCGCCCGAGGGCGACGCGACCGGAACGGCCGGGGGTAACGGGACGGACGCGAAGGGCGCCGCCGCACAGGATAATCCGCGGCGGTACCCGCCGTTCCTCAAGCCCCGGTCGGACGAGGGCGGCGACTTCTACCAGCGCCTGTACCGGGAGTACTACAAGCAGTTCTTCCCGGACCCGAACGCGAAAACCGAAGAGCCGTCGCCCCCGCCGCGGCGGGCGCTGCCCTCGCCCTGGAGCGCGCCGCCGTTTCCCGGCGACGAGTACCAGGGGTACCCGCTGCTCGGCGTCCCGTCGGTGTACGGCACGTCCCCGATCATGCAGGCGCTCTACGCCGGGCCCAACGGTCAGGCAATCAAGGACGGCCGGATCTTCTTTGAGGGCTGGGCCACCTCAAGTGGGAACGTGAGTACCGCCAAGAACTCGAACGTCCCGACGTCGTACTGGGTCGTCCCCAACCGCATGGAACTCGACCAACTGGTGTTCAAACTCGAGCGGCTCCCGGACACGGTGCAGACCGACCACTGGGACTGGGGCTTCCGCTCGGTCGCGATGTACGGCATCGACTACCGGTACACGACGGCGGGCGGCTGGGGCAGCGACCAGTTGCTCAAGCACAACTTGCTCAACGGCTGGGACCCGGTCGAGCAGTACTTCAACGTATACATCCCCGGCATCCTGGGCGGCACGGACGTCCGGGTCGGCCGGTGGATCGCGTGCCCGGACATCGAGAGCCAGTACTCCATCAACAACTACCTGGGGAGCCACTCGATCCTGTTCACCTACGACACGTACACCGACACCGGCATCATGATCACGCAGAAGCTCGACGACCAGTGGACGGTGCAGGCGGCGCTCCACTCGGGTACGGACATGGCGCCCTGGTACCCCGGGGCCGTTGCGACGTTCGCCGCGGGCGTCCGGTGGGTCTCCCTGAGCAACGCCGACGCCTTCTACACCTGGGTCAACGCCCTGAACAGCTCCCAGTTCCGCCACTTCCAGCAGTACGGGCAGCCGCTCGGGCACGACAACTTCAACTACATTGTGAGTACGTGGGAGCACCGGTTCAACGAGTGGTGCCACACGAAGACCGAAGCGTACTTCATGTGGCAGAAGAACGCGGAAGTGGGGGGCACGCCGAGCGCCGGTCCGGTGCAGCCCTTCGGCGGCGGCGGCGGGGACGGCACGCTGCTGCCGGGCACGTCGCTCGCGTACGGCGTTCTGAACTACACCATGTTCAAGCTGTGCGACCGCGATTACGTTACGGTTCGGAACGAGGTGTACCGGGACGAGCGGGGCATGCGGACCGGGGTGGCCGGGACGTACACCAGCCACACCGTCGGGCTGAGTCACCAGTTCAACGACGTGATGATGCTCCGCCCCGAGATCGGGTTCTATCGCAACTGGGACAACCCCGCGTTCGATGGCGGCACCAGGAAGAACCTGCTCCTGGCCGGGTTCGACTTCACCGTCCGGTTCTGA
- a CDS encoding NADH:flavin oxidoreductase/NADH oxidase, which produces MSDSPHAGCRSAVSDDRNLPDTDLLTPFTIRGVRLRNRIVVSPMCQYCASNGMADDWHLVHLGSRAAGGAGLVFVEATAVAPEGRITPGDLGIWSDAHAEPLARIAAFVTRMGAVPAIQLAHAGRKASCGLPWEGGGQLALDNGGWETLAPSAVPFAETDRPPTALSEAGIRAVIGQFQAAATRAVRAGFRVIELHAAHGYLMHEFLSPLSNRRTDRYGGSLENRTRIVLETATVLRGVVPAELPLFVRISATDWVEGGWDLPQSVALAKALKPLGVDLIDCSSGALVPGAKIPVGKGYQVPFADAIRKEADILTGAVGLITDPHQANEVVTSGAADLVFLAREMLREPYWALKAQQALNQEPAWPTQYGYAVKRRP; this is translated from the coding sequence ATGAGCGACTCCCCGCACGCCGGGTGCCGGTCGGCCGTCAGCGACGACCGCAACCTGCCCGACACCGACCTGCTCACCCCGTTCACGATCCGCGGGGTCAGACTCAGAAACCGTATCGTTGTCTCGCCCATGTGCCAGTACTGCGCCTCCAACGGGATGGCCGACGACTGGCACCTCGTCCACCTCGGCAGCCGCGCCGCGGGCGGCGCGGGGCTGGTGTTCGTCGAAGCCACCGCCGTTGCGCCCGAGGGCCGCATCACGCCGGGCGACCTCGGCATCTGGAGCGACGCGCACGCCGAACCGCTCGCCCGGATCGCCGCGTTCGTCACCCGCATGGGCGCGGTCCCGGCCATTCAACTCGCGCACGCCGGGCGGAAGGCGAGTTGCGGCCTTCCGTGGGAGGGCGGCGGGCAACTCGCGCTGGATAACGGCGGGTGGGAAACGCTGGCCCCGAGCGCCGTACCGTTCGCCGAAACGGACCGCCCGCCGACCGCGCTGAGCGAAGCCGGCATCCGTGCCGTCATCGGGCAGTTCCAGGCGGCCGCCACCCGCGCCGTGCGGGCCGGGTTCCGCGTGATCGAGTTGCACGCCGCACACGGTTACCTGATGCACGAGTTCCTCTCCCCCCTTTCGAACCGCCGCACCGACCGGTACGGCGGGTCACTCGAGAACCGGACGCGGATCGTCCTCGAAACGGCCACGGTGCTTCGCGGGGTGGTGCCGGCCGAGTTGCCGCTGTTCGTTCGCATCTCCGCGACGGACTGGGTCGAAGGCGGGTGGGACCTGCCGCAGTCGGTCGCGCTGGCGAAGGCGCTGAAGCCGCTCGGTGTCGATCTGATCGACTGTTCCAGCGGCGCTCTCGTGCCGGGCGCGAAGATCCCGGTCGGCAAGGGGTACCAGGTGCCGTTCGCGGACGCGATCCGCAAAGAGGCCGACATCCTGACCGGCGCGGTCGGGCTCATCACCGACCCGCATCAGGCGAACGAGGTGGTCACGTCCGGTGCGGCCGATCTGGTGTTCCTCGCGCGGGAGATGCTCCGCGAACCGTACTGGGCGCTGAAGGCGCAGCAGGCGCTCAATCAAGAACCGGCGTGGCCGACGCAGTACGGCTACGCGGTGAAGCGCCGGCCGTGA
- the tpx gene encoding thiol peroxidase, producing the protein MARTVTFKNNPVTLAGPELKPGDTAPSYTGLSGLSPVTLADTPAKARLFSVVPSLDTGVCSLQTKKFDDGIKALGDAVACYTVSLDLPFAQKRFCTAEGIATMQTVSDVHDHSFGQNWGVLIESGLPLKLLARSVFVVDKAGKITYAEYVPEVTNHPNYDAALDALKAAAK; encoded by the coding sequence ATGGCTCGCACCGTCACGTTCAAAAACAACCCGGTCACGCTCGCCGGTCCCGAGTTGAAGCCCGGCGACACCGCTCCGAGTTACACGGGGCTGAGCGGGCTCAGCCCCGTCACGCTGGCCGACACGCCCGCCAAGGCCCGGCTGTTCAGCGTGGTGCCCTCGCTGGACACCGGCGTGTGCAGCCTCCAAACGAAGAAGTTCGATGACGGCATCAAGGCGCTGGGCGATGCGGTCGCGTGCTACACTGTCAGCCTCGACCTGCCGTTCGCCCAGAAGCGGTTCTGCACCGCCGAGGGGATCGCGACCATGCAGACCGTCTCGGACGTTCACGACCACTCGTTCGGCCAGAACTGGGGCGTGCTGATCGAGAGCGGGCTGCCGCTGAAGCTCCTCGCCCGGTCCGTGTTCGTGGTCGATAAGGCCGGTAAAATCACCTACGCCGAGTACGTGCCCGAGGTGACCAACCACCCGAACTACGACGCCGCCCTGGACGCACTAAAGGCAGCGGCGAAATAA
- a CDS encoding transposase — protein sequence MTAPSGHTPHPEPEPKDLTDAEWTLVSPLLPVPKPGGRPRTIDLRAVVNAILHIQRAACPWRGLPRRYPNHSSVRTYYDRWVRDGTWDRVRAALGAPQ from the coding sequence ATGACGGCGCCGTCCGGCCACACGCCCCACCCGGAACCCGAGCCCAAGGACCTGACGGACGCGGAATGGACGCTCGTTTCCCCTTTGCTTCCTGTGCCGAAGCCGGGCGGCCGACCGCGCACGATCGATTTACGGGCGGTCGTGAACGCGATCCTCCACATCCAACGGGCCGCGTGCCCCTGGCGCGGCCTGCCCCGGCGCTACCCCAACCACTCGTCCGTCCGGACGTACTACGATCGATGGGTGCGGGACGGGACGTGGGACCGTGTTCGCGCGGCGCTCGGCGCGCCCCAGTGA